From the genome of Saccopteryx bilineata isolate mSacBil1 chromosome 6, mSacBil1_pri_phased_curated, whole genome shotgun sequence, one region includes:
- the LOC136308886 gene encoding LOW QUALITY PROTEIN: eukaryotic translation initiation factor 3 subunit L-like (The sequence of the model RefSeq protein was modified relative to this genomic sequence to represent the inferred CDS: substituted 1 base at 1 genomic stop codon) encodes MSYRQVVSPAMSLTRKCMRSKTSMRTVGNDAVFLILYKELYYRHIYAKVSGGPSLEQRFESYYNYCNLFNYILNADGPAPLELPNQWLWDIIDEFIYQFQSFSQYRCKTAKKSEEEIDFLHSNPKIWNVHSVLNVLHSLVDKSNINRQLEVYTSGGDPESVAGEYGRHSLYKMLGYFSLVGLLRLHSLLGDYYQAIKVLENIELNKKSMYSRVPECQVTTYYYVGFAYLMMRRYQDAIRVFANILLYIQRTKSMFQRTTYKYEMINKQNEQMHALLAIALTMYPMRIDESIHLQLREKYGDKMLRMXKGDPQVYEELFSYSCPKFLSPVVPNYDNVHPNYHKEPFLQQLKVFSDEVQQQAQLSTIRSFLKLYTTMPVAKLAGFLDLTEQEFRIQLLVFKHKMKNLVWTSGISALDGEFQSASEVDFYIDKDMIHIADTKVARRYGDFFIRQIHKFEELNRTLKKMGQRP; translated from the exons ATGAGCTACAGGCAAGTCGTGTCTCCAGCGATGTCATTGACCAGAAAGTGTATGAGATCCAAGACATCTATGAGAACA GTTGGCAACGATGCTGTCTTCCTGATTTTGTACAAAGAATTATACTACAGGCATATTTATGCCAAAGTCAGTGGGGGACCTTCCTTGGAGCAGAGGTTTGAATCCTATTATAACTACTGCAATCTCTTCAACTACATCCTTAATGCTGATGGTCCTGCTCCCCTTGAACTACCCAACCAATGGCTCTGGGATATCATTGATGAGTTCATCTATCAGTTTCAGTCGTTCAGTCAGTACCGCTGTAAGACTGCCAAGAAGTCGGAGGAGGAGATTGACTTCCTTCATTCCAATCCCAAAATCTGGAATGTGCACAGTGTCCTCAATGTCCTTCACTCCCTGGTAGACAAGTCCAACATCAACCGGCAGTTGGAGGTGTACACAAGTGGAGGTGACCCCGAGAGTGTGGCTGGGGAGTATGGACGGCACTCTCTCTACAAGATGCTTGGCTACTTTAGCCTGGTGGGGCTTCTGCGTCTGCATTCCCTGTTGGGAGATTACTACCAGGCCATCAAGGTGCTGGAGAATATCGAACTGAACAAGAAGAGCATGTACTCCCGTGTGCCCGAGTGCCAGGTCACCACATACTATTATGTTGGTTTTGCATATCTGATGATGCGCCGCTACCAGGATGCCATCCGGGTCTTTGCCAACATCCTCCTCTATATCCAGAGGACCAAGAGCATGTTCCAGAGGACCACATACAAGTATGAGATGATTAACAAGCAGAATGAGCAGATGCACGCACTGCTGGCCATCGCCCTCACCATGTACCCCATGCGCATCGACGAGAGCATTCACCTGCAGCTGCGGGAGAAGTATGGGGATAAGATGCTTCGCATGTAGAAGGGGGACCCGCAGGTCTACGAGGAGCTTTTCAGCTATTCCTGCCCCAAATTTCTGTCTCCTGTGGTTCCCAACTATGACAACGTGCACCCCAACTACCACAAGGAACCCTTCTTGCAGCAGCTGAAGGTGTTTTCTGATGAAGTACAGCAGCAGGCCCAGCTCTCAACCATTCGCAGCTTCCTTAAGCTCTACACCACTATGCCCGTGGCAAAGCTGGCCGGCTTCCTGGACCTCACAGAGCAGGAGTTCCGGATCCAGCTTCTTGTCTTCAAGCACAAAATGAAGAACCTGGTCTGGACCAGCGGCATCTCCGCTCTAGATGGCGAGTTCCAGTCAGCCTCTGAGGTTGACTTCTACATCGATAAGGACATGATCCACATTGCAGACACCAAAGTCGCCAGGCGCTATGGGGATTTTTTCATCCGGCAGATTCACAAATTTGAGGAGCTCAATCGAACCTTGAAGAAGATGGGACAGAGACCCTGA